Proteins encoded by one window of Ascochyta rabiei chromosome 1, complete sequence:
- a CDS encoding NADH:ubiquinone reductase (H(+)-translocating), producing the protein MVAIARSFGAARVASRSLTTAARPQNSLVAARSAFRNNAARNVIQKRGIVAESTAAAMVAAAKIQGAGLATIGLAGAGVGIGTVFGGLIQGVARNPSLRGQLFQYAVLGFAFAEATGLFALMMSFLLLYVA; encoded by the exons ATGGTTGCCATCGCTCGTTCCTTCGGCGCTGCCCGCGTGGCCAGCCGCAGCCTCACCACCGCTG CCCGCCCCCAGAACAGCCTCGTTGCTGCCCGCTCCGCTTTCCGCAACAACGCTGCCCGCAACGTCATCCAGAAGCGTGGCATCGTCGCCGAGTCCACCGCTGCCGCCATGGTCGCTGCCGCTAAGATCCAGGGTGCTGGTCTTGCTACCATTGGTCTTGCCGGTGCTGGTGTCGGTATCGGCACGGTTTTCGGTGGCCTCATCCAGGGTGTTGCCCGCAACCCTTCCCTCAGGGGTCAGCTCTTCCAGTACGCCGTTCTCGGTTTCGCCTTCGCTGAGGCTACTGGTCTCTTCGCCCTCATGATGTCCTTCTTGCTCCTCTACGTCGCATAG